Proteins from one Citrobacter amalonaticus genomic window:
- a CDS encoding TerD family protein, with product MSVSLSKGQGVSLKKNEYDLSSVTIGLGWDINEEKKGFLGGIFGKKEEEYDLDVIAFLCNSAGKVTDLGNVENGKPTLVNGDIIFFNSLRHKSGNIWLTGDNRTGAGDGDDEQIIVRLNSLDAQYEKIVFIVQIYNGEKLQQHFGKVQNAFIRAVDARNIEMARFDLSGGPAFASQRSMVFAELIREATGWKLRAIGEPSESDSFVSHLRNYM from the coding sequence ATGTCTGTCAGTCTGAGCAAAGGCCAGGGCGTAAGCCTGAAAAAAAATGAATACGATCTCTCGTCCGTTACTATCGGCCTCGGTTGGGATATTAATGAGGAAAAGAAAGGTTTCCTCGGCGGGATCTTTGGTAAAAAAGAAGAAGAATACGACCTTGATGTGATCGCTTTCCTGTGTAATTCAGCCGGAAAGGTGACCGATCTCGGCAATGTGGAAAATGGTAAACCAACGCTTGTGAATGGCGATATCATCTTTTTCAACAGCCTTCGCCATAAGTCAGGCAATATCTGGCTGACGGGCGATAACCGAACCGGAGCCGGTGACGGTGACGATGAGCAAATTATTGTGCGCCTGAATTCCCTTGACGCTCAGTACGAGAAAATTGTGTTCATCGTTCAGATCTACAATGGTGAAAAGCTCCAGCAGCACTTTGGTAAAGTTCAGAATGCCTTCATCCGGGCAGTAGATGCCCGTAATATTGAAATGGCACGATTCGATCTTTCTGGCGGCCCCGCCTTCGCCAGCCAGCGCTCCATGGTCTTTGCCGAGCTGATACGCGAGGCTACAGGCTGGAAACTCAGGGCAATTGGTGAGCCTTCAGAATCAGATTCGTTTGTCTCGCACCTGAGGAATTACATGTGA
- a CDS encoding vWA domain-containing protein, with the protein MRRLPVYLVIDTSGSMRGESIHSVNVGIQAMLSALRQDPYALESVHISIITYDNEAREFIPLTPLEDFQFSDIVVPSAGGTFTGAALECLMQCVERDVRRSDGDTKGDWRPLVFLMTDGTPSDALAYGEAVKAIRGRGFGSIIACAVGPKAGHEHLKQLTDKVVSLETLDSTAFAGFFKWVSASVSSGSTSAGINNGTDTLPPPPPEIQLVL; encoded by the coding sequence ATGCGCCGCCTGCCTGTTTACCTTGTTATCGACACATCCGGCTCGATGCGTGGTGAGTCAATCCATTCCGTTAACGTTGGAATTCAGGCGATGCTTAGCGCTCTTCGCCAGGATCCCTACGCCCTCGAAAGCGTTCATATCTCCATTATCACCTATGACAATGAGGCGCGTGAGTTCATTCCTCTCACGCCGCTGGAAGACTTCCAGTTTTCTGACATCGTTGTGCCAAGCGCAGGCGGGACGTTCACCGGTGCTGCCCTTGAATGTCTGATGCAGTGTGTTGAACGGGATGTGCGTCGCTCAGATGGTGATACCAAAGGAGACTGGCGTCCTCTGGTATTCCTGATGACTGATGGAACCCCTTCTGATGCCCTGGCGTACGGTGAAGCGGTAAAAGCGATTCGCGGCCGGGGATTCGGATCCATCATTGCCTGCGCCGTTGGTCCTAAAGCAGGCCATGAGCACTTAAAACAGCTCACCGATAAGGTTGTGTCTCTGGAGACGCTAGATTCAACCGCGTTTGCAGGTTTCTTTAAATGGGTATCGGCCAGCGTGTCTTCCGGCAGCACAAGCGCGGGGATCAATAACGGAACTGATACCCTTCCCCCTCCTCCACCAGAAATCCAGCTGGTGCTCTGA
- a CDS encoding TerY-C metal binding domain-containing protein gives MRRLPVFFVLDCSESMIGENLKKMTDGLQMIVGDLRKDPHALETAWVSVIAFAGVARTIVPLHEIASFYPPRLPVGGGTSLGAALRELTVQIDTQVRKTTHEAKGDWKPVVYLLTDGRPTDDTTAEVKRWKDHYASKVNLIAVGLGPSADLNILRQLTENVMLFTESQEGDFTRFIKWITASVTAHSRSVGDDKQPELSQTEYIVRLAKDEPVKAYDENCVTLTGRCSKTRRPYLMKYERPPARVSGLDFSLNLNSFNIAGCYPIDEDYFAWSDATATGLQVNTSELHGVPGCPHCGNASAFALCSCGKLLCIDGPDDVICPWCETGLSFSNDGGNTNFDVNRGRG, from the coding sequence ATGAGACGCCTTCCCGTGTTTTTTGTCCTGGACTGTTCAGAGTCCATGATTGGTGAAAACCTGAAAAAAATGACTGATGGTCTGCAAATGATCGTCGGAGATTTAAGAAAGGATCCACACGCACTTGAAACAGCCTGGGTTTCGGTAATCGCATTTGCCGGTGTAGCCCGTACGATTGTACCTCTTCACGAAATTGCCTCGTTCTACCCTCCCCGCCTTCCCGTTGGCGGCGGTACGAGCCTTGGGGCCGCATTGCGTGAGCTGACCGTACAAATTGATACCCAGGTCAGAAAAACCACTCATGAGGCTAAAGGCGACTGGAAACCCGTCGTGTACCTCCTTACCGACGGACGTCCGACTGACGACACAACCGCAGAAGTGAAGCGCTGGAAGGATCACTACGCGAGTAAAGTGAATCTCATTGCCGTTGGCCTGGGGCCGTCAGCGGACCTGAATATCCTGCGGCAACTGACAGAGAATGTCATGCTGTTCACCGAGTCTCAGGAAGGGGACTTTACCCGCTTCATCAAATGGATCACGGCCTCGGTTACGGCGCACAGCCGCAGCGTCGGGGACGACAAACAACCTGAGCTCAGCCAGACTGAATACATAGTCCGGCTGGCCAAGGACGAGCCAGTAAAAGCGTACGACGAAAACTGCGTTACGCTTACCGGCCGTTGCAGCAAGACCCGTCGTCCGTATCTGATGAAGTATGAGCGGCCACCAGCAAGGGTTTCCGGGCTCGATTTCAGCCTGAACCTGAACAGCTTTAATATTGCCGGATGCTATCCCATCGATGAGGACTATTTTGCATGGTCAGATGCCACCGCTACCGGTTTGCAGGTAAACACCAGCGAACTGCATGGCGTACCGGGTTGCCCTCACTGCGGTAATGCCAGTGCGTTTGCCCTGTGCTCATGCGGAAAATTGCTGTGCATTGACGGCCCGGATGACGTTATCTGCCCGTGGTGTGAAACAGGCCTGTCATTCAGCAATGATGGCGGAAACACTAACTTCGACGTAAACAGAGGAAGAGGTTGA
- a CDS encoding PP2C family serine/threonine-protein phosphatase → MSQDASLKEKIIRLVLSELGHPVEGERLFLLSQDPSLTEEIMRLKKRIESLAQGLSARVSEDDNDAEIAASSASSLSDQQQTVVSVGDNPGIDATDTPELQPLPENEPHPPFWKLMPYYEFDKPAQREDENLSSLVLKPGQIPTGQQRASLAVPPAVPPRAKITIPNARAGERFSSPVAIVLGEGQQATVRDVVFPRNIGLSFDKEQELLTGTPTESGDIELSVIWSCASHDECETKQLFIINPDPRSLWKVVEPPADAPYPKSHLDAAGLVRGDIRIAAASRRGRSHEHAGSFRDDDFYINHCQETGWSVMLVADGAGSAVNSREGSRIAVKTAGDYLLNQLSGVKGVHLKQHITAWEGSDQQATINAMLHHFKQAATLAVNSIQNEAICAEQPVKSYSTTLLATVALRTNNELFAAAFWLGDGAIGAYSPSGKVRILGNPDSGEYAGQTRFLDQSIIADPSFSGRISVGKWNDVSHLILMTDGVSDPLFETDNGLRSDEKWTRLVDELNPVLTDASIAPERLGDWLNFFSTGNHDDRTIAVLW, encoded by the coding sequence ATGTCGCAAGATGCTTCACTTAAAGAGAAGATTATCCGCTTAGTTCTGTCTGAGCTGGGCCACCCTGTAGAAGGTGAGCGGCTTTTTCTTCTATCGCAGGACCCATCCCTTACCGAAGAGATTATGCGGCTTAAAAAGCGGATTGAGAGCCTTGCACAGGGTTTATCTGCGCGGGTTAGCGAAGATGATAACGACGCAGAGATTGCCGCCTCGTCAGCTTCCAGTCTTTCCGATCAGCAACAAACGGTCGTAAGTGTTGGTGATAACCCGGGCATTGACGCTACCGATACACCAGAACTGCAACCCCTGCCAGAAAATGAGCCTCATCCTCCGTTCTGGAAGCTGATGCCTTATTACGAATTTGATAAACCAGCACAGAGAGAAGACGAAAACCTGTCTTCCCTGGTTTTAAAACCCGGGCAGATACCGACAGGCCAACAGCGGGCCAGCTTAGCAGTGCCACCTGCCGTTCCCCCGAGAGCTAAAATAACGATCCCCAACGCCCGCGCAGGCGAACGTTTCTCTTCGCCGGTTGCTATCGTTCTGGGTGAGGGCCAGCAGGCTACTGTCAGGGACGTTGTCTTTCCCCGGAACATTGGCCTGTCCTTTGACAAAGAACAGGAGTTGCTGACAGGTACGCCCACCGAAAGCGGCGATATAGAGCTTTCAGTAATCTGGTCATGCGCGTCGCACGACGAATGTGAAACAAAACAGCTATTTATAATCAATCCCGATCCGAGAAGCCTGTGGAAGGTGGTAGAGCCACCAGCAGACGCTCCCTACCCTAAGTCCCATCTGGACGCTGCTGGCCTGGTCAGGGGTGATATACGTATTGCTGCCGCCAGTCGCCGGGGACGCTCTCATGAGCATGCCGGGAGCTTCAGAGATGACGACTTCTACATCAACCACTGCCAGGAAACAGGATGGTCTGTCATGCTGGTCGCAGACGGAGCCGGTAGTGCGGTAAATTCCCGGGAAGGCTCCCGGATTGCAGTCAAAACGGCTGGCGATTACCTTTTAAATCAGCTCAGTGGTGTGAAAGGCGTCCATTTAAAGCAGCACATCACGGCGTGGGAAGGGAGCGATCAGCAGGCAACAATAAACGCCATGCTTCATCATTTCAAACAGGCAGCTACGCTCGCGGTCAACAGTATCCAGAACGAAGCCATTTGTGCAGAACAACCTGTGAAATCCTATTCAACAACCCTTCTGGCAACTGTAGCGCTACGAACTAATAACGAGCTGTTTGCGGCTGCATTCTGGCTTGGTGATGGTGCGATAGGTGCATACAGCCCTTCCGGTAAAGTCAGGATACTGGGAAATCCCGATAGCGGAGAATACGCAGGACAAACCCGTTTCCTTGACCAGAGCATTATCGCAGACCCCTCGTTTAGCGGCCGCATCAGCGTGGGTAAATGGAATGATGTATCTCACTTGATCCTCATGACAGACGGCGTATCAGACCCTCTGTTTGAGACGGATAACGGGCTTCGCAGTGACGAAAAATGGACCCGTCTCGTTGATGAGCTCAACCCTGTCCTTACAGACGCCAGTATTGCGCCTGAGAGGTTAGGCGACTGGCTTAACTTTTTCTCCACAGGGAACCATGATGACCGCACTATTGCGGTGTTGTGGTAA
- a CDS encoding helix-hairpin-helix domain-containing protein, whose protein sequence is MANIVTCKTKDGETVQYVDEVIGSGSMKDVYFSPDKSYVVAFYHKPQNEQARDRIDMITGRYRQNIFGQSGGEYWKDLFCWPTHVVEHGDKIGIVVPTYKSYFFFKYGSKNDDFLGIKGREKEGKWFASASNQNKFLDPRERGNTLTYLKVCLLLTRAVRRMHAAGLCHSDLSYKNVLIDPEMGHACIIDVDGLVVPGKYPPDVVGTPDFIAPEVVKTSHLSKEDPNRVLPSITTDRHALSVLIYMYLFFRHPLRGGKIHDMSDEVRDETLSMGEKALFIEHPTDKSNAVKVSQLSSFSLPWADPEKIPYTIMGPYLTPLFERAFIDGLHDATKRPTADEWESALVKTVDLIQPCQNKACEQKWYVFSGKTKPVCPYCGTPYKGKLPVLNLYSSRKEGSYRPDDHRLMVWSGQSIYAWHVNRLIAPNERTTDAQRKRVGYFVFHNDQWWLVNEGINGLMSLPDKRQIAIGEKIELTNNAQFVLSKEEGGRLVVVQLVEN, encoded by the coding sequence ATGGCAAATATCGTTACGTGCAAAACAAAGGACGGCGAAACAGTCCAGTATGTTGACGAGGTAATTGGTTCGGGCTCGATGAAGGATGTTTACTTCTCGCCTGATAAATCATACGTCGTCGCTTTTTATCATAAACCGCAGAACGAGCAGGCCCGGGATCGGATTGATATGATCACCGGACGCTACAGGCAAAACATTTTTGGCCAGTCCGGAGGTGAATACTGGAAGGACCTGTTTTGCTGGCCGACCCATGTTGTTGAGCATGGGGATAAAATCGGCATCGTGGTTCCAACCTACAAAAGCTACTTTTTCTTTAAATACGGCTCTAAAAACGATGATTTCCTTGGCATAAAAGGTCGTGAAAAGGAAGGCAAATGGTTTGCCAGCGCCAGCAACCAGAATAAATTTCTCGATCCACGTGAACGAGGCAATACGCTTACCTATCTCAAGGTCTGTCTGCTGCTAACAAGAGCCGTCAGAAGGATGCATGCGGCAGGTCTCTGTCACAGCGATCTAAGCTATAAAAACGTGCTTATCGATCCAGAAATGGGACATGCCTGCATCATTGACGTAGACGGCCTGGTTGTCCCTGGAAAGTATCCTCCCGACGTCGTGGGCACCCCGGATTTTATCGCTCCGGAAGTGGTGAAAACCAGCCATCTTTCCAAAGAGGATCCGAACCGCGTATTGCCAAGCATTACTACTGACCGTCATGCGCTGTCGGTGCTTATCTACATGTATCTGTTCTTCCGTCATCCGCTACGTGGCGGAAAAATACATGACATGTCGGATGAAGTACGTGATGAGACCTTATCTATGGGTGAGAAGGCACTCTTCATTGAACATCCGACAGACAAAAGCAATGCAGTCAAAGTCAGTCAGCTATCCTCCTTTTCACTGCCCTGGGCTGACCCGGAGAAAATTCCTTACACCATCATGGGCCCTTACCTGACGCCTTTGTTTGAACGCGCCTTTATTGATGGCTTACACGATGCCACTAAACGCCCGACCGCTGATGAGTGGGAAAGTGCCCTGGTTAAAACAGTCGATCTGATACAGCCCTGCCAGAACAAGGCGTGTGAACAGAAATGGTACGTTTTCTCAGGTAAGACAAAGCCGGTTTGCCCCTACTGCGGTACGCCATACAAGGGTAAATTACCGGTTCTAAATTTATATTCATCCCGAAAGGAAGGCAGTTATCGTCCTGACGATCACCGGTTGATGGTGTGGAGCGGGCAGTCAATCTATGCGTGGCATGTGAATCGCCTCATTGCGCCAAATGAGCGCACAACCGATGCACAAAGGAAACGAGTTGGGTATTTTGTTTTCCATAACGATCAGTGGTGGTTAGTAAATGAAGGCATAAATGGGCTTATGTCATTACCGGATAAACGACAGATTGCCATTGGTGAAAAAATTGAACTGACGAATAACGCTCAGTTTGTTCTGTCAAAGGAGGAAGGCGGCAGGCTAGTCGTCGTTCAGTTAGTAGAAAACTAA
- a CDS encoding DsbA family protein, whose amino-acid sequence MHRIPHPEVLVAVSQKLQEQQEARQQLQFAVRVMDNQAALLNDADTPAFGPENAKVAVIEFFDYQCIHCSSVAPELEKVMKTHTDVRYVFKEWPIFADRWENSQTAAGRGLSVWKQKGAEAYVTYHNAIYATGNNEGELTKENIDRAAAKTGWHDAGKENFTPTLEKNDALARTLGLTGTPGIVVMPVTGATPKNITVLPGALPAERLEAAIKKASASK is encoded by the coding sequence TTGCATCGAATACCGCACCCGGAAGTGCTGGTTGCCGTCAGCCAGAAACTGCAGGAGCAGCAGGAAGCACGGCAGCAGCTGCAGTTTGCTGTCAGGGTCATGGATAACCAGGCAGCACTACTGAACGACGCGGATACGCCGGCCTTCGGGCCGGAGAATGCAAAGGTTGCCGTCATCGAGTTCTTTGATTACCAGTGCATTCATTGCAGCTCGGTGGCACCAGAGCTGGAAAAAGTCATGAAGACCCACACGGACGTGCGCTACGTCTTTAAGGAGTGGCCAATTTTTGCCGATCGCTGGGAAAACTCGCAGACGGCCGCCGGACGCGGCCTTTCGGTCTGGAAACAGAAGGGAGCGGAGGCGTATGTCACGTACCACAACGCGATTTATGCTACCGGCAATAATGAAGGCGAGCTGACAAAAGAGAACATCGATCGGGCCGCTGCGAAAACCGGCTGGCACGATGCCGGCAAAGAGAATTTTACCCCGACGCTTGAGAAAAATGACGCACTGGCCAGAACGCTGGGACTGACCGGCACACCAGGCATCGTTGTCATGCCTGTAACGGGCGCCACGCCAAAAAACATCACGGTGTTACCGGGTGCATTACCCGCAGAGCGGCTGGAAGCCGCCATTAAGAAAGCCTCAGCATCGAAATAA
- the repA gene encoding plasmid replication initiator RepA, whose translation MNDKQKSVHWSELPADELTRFWQDVDAGTQDNFLTEPVKKRTRRTRGNHSTRSKCEFPVWFRPAHYKKLSGELGHAYNRLVMFDRTTGKTRLRVHVSRHPLFVTGRRKAGRKYGFRPERQRLIDALWPLLISFCDAGKHTVGMCISRLAKELSAKDAQGNVIAETAVTVSRLSRLIEEQVRFGVLGLAEERIWDRESRSWLPVYVYITPAGFQMLGVNMDELLKEQEEKLRLSAERERLIREGVMNEHDAITPYKARQCWSGQKRRDALSYRRKKGAERKRANNLIKLPADERLHVMEKWVFKTLSHDEAYWCTPERLTQLAVQHLYQLDLALTPPD comes from the coding sequence GTGAATGACAAACAAAAATCTGTCCACTGGTCTGAACTGCCGGCCGATGAGTTAACGCGTTTCTGGCAGGATGTTGATGCCGGCACGCAGGATAATTTCCTCACCGAACCCGTTAAAAAACGGACCCGCCGCACGCGCGGCAACCATTCCACGCGATCAAAGTGTGAATTTCCAGTCTGGTTTCGCCCGGCGCATTATAAAAAGCTCTCCGGGGAACTGGGCCATGCCTACAACCGTCTCGTGATGTTTGACAGGACGACGGGGAAGACCCGTCTTCGTGTTCACGTCTCGCGTCACCCCCTCTTTGTTACCGGTCGTCGGAAAGCCGGGCGTAAATACGGTTTCCGTCCTGAACGCCAGCGCCTCATCGATGCCCTCTGGCCCCTGCTCATCAGTTTCTGCGACGCCGGTAAGCACACGGTTGGCATGTGTATCTCTCGGCTGGCGAAAGAGCTGAGCGCGAAAGACGCTCAGGGCAACGTCATAGCGGAAACAGCGGTGACGGTGTCACGCCTGTCACGCCTTATTGAAGAGCAGGTGCGCTTTGGCGTCCTGGGCCTGGCTGAAGAACGCATCTGGGATCGTGAATCACGCTCCTGGCTCCCGGTTTATGTCTATATCACGCCCGCCGGGTTTCAGATGCTGGGCGTCAATATGGACGAACTGCTGAAGGAGCAGGAAGAGAAGCTGCGTCTCAGCGCCGAGCGTGAACGGCTGATCCGTGAAGGTGTGATGAACGAACACGATGCCATTACGCCGTATAAGGCACGTCAGTGCTGGTCCGGTCAGAAGCGTCGGGACGCCCTTTCTTACCGCCGTAAGAAAGGGGCTGAACGCAAGCGAGCCAACAACCTGATCAAGCTGCCGGCAGACGAACGTCTTCACGTCATGGAAAAATGGGTCTTCAAGACCCTTTCTCATGATGAAGCGTACTGGTGTACGCCAGAACGGCTGACACAGCTGGCGGTGCAGCATCTGTACCAGCTGGATCTGGCTCTGACGCCGCCTGATTAG
- a CDS encoding TraX family protein has translation MILSIPERHLYLFPARLSPAALDWVKVLALLAMFVDHINTLFIHPLSPLMYALGRMAFPLFTLIWAMNVHGSPGRLQHRANRLWMWAMVTQPAFMLAFRHQLPVYALNILFVFAGVTQLLALHHRYGTKGLLKGLLLLAVLVIPLTPGSFGLPGLMLACSLAVASAPVSPGWRRSAGFLAIISLACLNGISHLLALPVETLLFATLPTLLLPVLAIKVVQQYTEDDGRRFMPRHFFYIAYAGHLLLAGLLLSVWMPVRA, from the coding sequence GTGATTCTGTCCATCCCGGAGCGTCATCTGTATCTGTTCCCGGCCCGACTCAGCCCTGCCGCCCTGGACTGGGTGAAGGTACTGGCACTTCTGGCCATGTTCGTCGATCACATCAATACGCTGTTCATACACCCGCTCAGTCCCCTGATGTATGCGCTTGGCCGGATGGCCTTCCCCCTGTTCACGCTTATCTGGGCGATGAACGTGCACGGCAGCCCCGGACGCCTGCAGCATCGCGCAAATCGCCTGTGGATGTGGGCGATGGTAACGCAGCCCGCGTTCATGCTGGCGTTCCGTCACCAGCTGCCCGTGTATGCCCTGAACATTCTGTTTGTGTTTGCCGGCGTGACGCAGCTGCTGGCACTCCATCACCGTTACGGAACAAAAGGCCTGCTGAAGGGCCTGTTATTGCTGGCCGTTCTGGTCATTCCGCTGACGCCCGGAAGCTTCGGTCTGCCGGGACTGATGCTGGCCTGTTCACTGGCCGTCGCCAGTGCGCCCGTTTCCCCTGGCTGGCGTCGCTCCGCCGGATTTCTGGCCATCATCTCGCTGGCCTGTCTCAACGGTATTTCACATCTGCTGGCGTTGCCGGTGGAGACCCTCCTGTTTGCCACGCTACCGACGCTGTTGCTGCCCGTACTGGCCATAAAGGTGGTTCAGCAGTACACCGAAGACGATGGCCGGCGCTTCATGCCGCGTCACTTCTTTTACATCGCCTATGCCGGTCACCTGTTACTGGCAGGGCTTCTGCTCAGCGTCTGGATGCCCGTGAGGGCATAA
- a CDS encoding tgtA5 cluster protein 2 — MTAAETAGAGLWVLSAGLGLLHISDPVVPYEATFSSMPFSHRTLWSLLTASPPGERRCASLQALMQQRPLDRFIVAASPVYLRAVENDLRVGSKALASSEQLTVVTSKAWRGELNGQIRVTNAGMMKELNTNMTGLNISLAVRLLQCENKVQSVG, encoded by the coding sequence GTGACGGCCGCTGAAACTGCCGGTGCCGGGTTATGGGTGCTGTCTGCCGGTCTGGGGTTGCTTCACATCAGCGATCCTGTCGTGCCCTACGAGGCCACATTTTCCTCGATGCCATTTTCTCACCGCACCCTGTGGTCGCTTCTGACCGCCAGCCCGCCAGGGGAACGTCGTTGCGCTTCACTTCAGGCGCTGATGCAGCAACGGCCACTCGATCGGTTTATCGTTGCGGCATCCCCGGTGTATCTGCGTGCTGTCGAAAATGATTTGAGAGTAGGCAGTAAGGCTCTGGCCTCTTCAGAACAGCTAACCGTTGTGACGTCGAAAGCCTGGCGTGGAGAACTGAACGGTCAGATACGTGTGACGAACGCGGGAATGATGAAAGAGCTGAATACCAATATGACGGGGCTAAATATCAGTTTAGCTGTAAGACTGCTTCAGTGCGAAAATAAAGTTCAGTCTGTTGGATGA
- a CDS encoding DUF4145 domain-containing protein, translating into MNPSLLTFFTKHLCPAWSCPSCHSASLAIMPETFHSDAVPETVARYQEPDGCLEDIRLVFSCLLKCERARCGAVVAVSGTGEVQPAHDEGEMEEGNPYFSLFQARSFIPALPVFNIPEGCPHNVAEPLMQSFALFPGAPGAAANTIRIALEQLMDALGVQAMRSLHHRIEALPQEYAEHRKALMAIKFLGNAGSHELDRVTTLDIEHAFFITEFVLRKIYAGSTQPVRQLVNRLTARFGPESGPDIAPRNG; encoded by the coding sequence ATGAACCCCTCTTTATTAACCTTCTTCACAAAACACCTGTGCCCGGCCTGGAGCTGCCCCAGCTGTCATTCGGCTTCACTGGCTATCATGCCGGAGACCTTTCATTCAGATGCAGTCCCGGAAACAGTGGCGCGCTATCAGGAACCTGATGGCTGCCTAGAAGACATACGTCTGGTATTTTCCTGTCTGCTGAAATGTGAACGTGCCCGCTGCGGGGCGGTGGTTGCCGTCAGCGGTACGGGAGAGGTTCAGCCGGCGCATGATGAGGGTGAGATGGAAGAAGGAAACCCGTATTTCAGCCTCTTTCAGGCCAGAAGCTTTATACCTGCGCTTCCTGTCTTCAACATTCCTGAGGGGTGTCCGCATAATGTTGCTGAGCCTCTGATGCAGTCATTCGCACTGTTTCCGGGCGCCCCCGGAGCGGCGGCGAATACTATTCGAATTGCGCTGGAGCAGCTGATGGACGCTCTCGGCGTGCAGGCAATGCGCTCCCTTCATCATCGCATTGAGGCGCTGCCGCAAGAGTACGCGGAGCACAGGAAGGCCCTTATGGCGATAAAGTTTCTGGGAAATGCCGGCAGTCATGAGCTTGATCGGGTGACGACGCTGGACATTGAGCATGCCTTTTTCATCACCGAGTTTGTGCTGCGAAAAATTTATGCAGGCTCGACCCAGCCGGTTCGCCAGCTGGTTAACCGGCTGACAGCCCGGTTTGGTCCGGAATCCGGGCCGGATATTGCGCCGCGTAACGGTTGA
- a CDS encoding abortive infection protein — MKDLFETEGTVLFPFQTELYFIWKIYTIAKDLSVSAWGHIGQKQYWSASLCILLLVAYVGLCAAAVWAVVPWLKAFVVSKFAVSALWVSPANGALIWGIGKMVAAICRKFTLLK; from the coding sequence ATGAAAGATTTGTTCGAAACCGAGGGAACGGTTCTATTCCCATTCCAGACTGAACTCTATTTTATCTGGAAGATTTATACCATCGCTAAAGACCTTTCCGTCAGTGCCTGGGGGCACATTGGACAGAAGCAATACTGGAGCGCAAGTCTCTGTATTTTGCTTCTTGTGGCTTACGTGGGACTTTGTGCTGCAGCGGTCTGGGCTGTAGTACCCTGGCTTAAGGCCTTTGTTGTGTCGAAATTTGCGGTTTCGGCACTTTGGGTCTCGCCAGCAAATGGGGCACTTATCTGGGGTATCGGTAAGATGGTAGCAGCCATCTGCCGAAAGTTTACTCTACTAAAGTAA